From the genome of Streptacidiphilus rugosus AM-16, one region includes:
- a CDS encoding DUF5682 family protein translates to MTTPEAGVFDALRAQLQEAAGTFADGPDALEGILLGMVDDVDRAVREPLEIFPVCHHSPASAAAMARRLRAKQPKVVYLELCEDMAPLLTELRNCTLPVAVQAFATELEGFPADLAPLSVIAPLTEASAEYQAIAYALDTPGVELVLVDRSSDHVFQWEPERPTQPGQAGAHADADVDAEESGLHGDAVGVEIGDLRPRFAELEEHLLRNGRVRHWSEWWHQYVELPLGDAGHDAYRQVMFLIGSLFRRLAPGDASRVRVDEDRERYMWTRMREHLAATGTDPADAVYVCGAFHAASRVAEFGFAGAGGFTIPARTGTKWQYGLIPSSNTAIEAQFGLAPGSVSISATQWAKNLKRTKVVPFRLEGQAGGGRKPTRRTTAKAAAPAAAPTAAEAKELDRLSGFLQRPGVLDTLDEAELLGWSVSIVQAARRNGYLASTADAIAVYEHAILLAHLRDRAKPTPYDFQDAAVTCIEKERVPGRRDVRRLVEIMMGGDRIGRVGYDALPPLARDVHDRLAPLGLDLQQRGVKRALLDVSSRPELERCSDLLWMLRNLLPAEAARPIMGERVLGQRPIQESWDLALGTHQRALIELGYEGISVEQVLEQRLRRKAYHPLATTATVLEAVEDATLYLRSARLADELGAHALKVLATERTVDSAPEVLRRVRRLLAYYRTSAPVLPAWVEAFVTTGYAHYCTLLPRAFADEDATVRQVAAMLGFLFTMESLALSLGCDRTQLELAVAQAHPEEPSKVALLWAAQVQLGRLSRAELRGRCDELLGNPLVLPTYPRYLSGLVHALEPVPGLTDLAVEAISNAFARLPDPVLLPWLPTLITTLRAGGAEFAPLLVREAGRIFPGHLPSLDTWVPPWRLPTPTPAPQRPRPAHDPGSTLLAAHPATCNATALLLGCDAPWASAAPAAPAGALLMEHHPTTAEALTSLISL, encoded by the coding sequence GTGACGACCCCCGAGGCGGGCGTGTTCGACGCCCTGCGCGCCCAACTCCAGGAGGCGGCAGGGACCTTCGCCGACGGCCCGGACGCGCTGGAAGGAATCCTCCTCGGCATGGTCGACGACGTCGACCGCGCCGTCCGCGAGCCGCTGGAGATCTTTCCCGTCTGCCACCACTCCCCCGCGTCCGCGGCGGCCATGGCCCGCAGGCTGCGCGCGAAGCAGCCGAAGGTGGTCTACCTGGAGCTGTGCGAGGACATGGCCCCGCTGCTGACCGAGCTGCGCAACTGCACCCTGCCGGTGGCGGTCCAGGCCTTCGCGACCGAGCTGGAGGGCTTTCCTGCCGACCTGGCCCCGCTGTCGGTCATCGCCCCGCTGACCGAGGCGTCGGCCGAGTACCAGGCCATCGCCTACGCGCTGGACACGCCCGGGGTCGAACTGGTCCTGGTCGACCGCTCCAGCGACCACGTCTTCCAGTGGGAGCCGGAGCGCCCCACGCAGCCGGGCCAGGCCGGTGCGCACGCGGACGCGGACGTGGACGCCGAGGAGAGCGGTCTGCACGGCGACGCGGTCGGCGTGGAGATCGGCGACCTGCGTCCGCGCTTCGCCGAGCTCGAGGAGCACCTGCTGCGCAACGGCCGGGTGCGGCACTGGTCGGAGTGGTGGCACCAGTACGTCGAGCTGCCGCTCGGGGACGCGGGCCACGACGCCTACCGCCAGGTCATGTTCCTGATCGGCTCCCTGTTCCGGCGTCTGGCCCCCGGCGACGCGTCGCGGGTGCGGGTGGACGAGGACCGCGAGCGGTACATGTGGACGCGGATGCGCGAGCATCTGGCCGCGACCGGCACCGACCCGGCTGACGCCGTCTACGTCTGCGGCGCGTTCCACGCCGCGAGCCGCGTCGCCGAGTTCGGTTTCGCCGGCGCCGGGGGCTTCACGATCCCCGCACGCACCGGCACGAAGTGGCAGTACGGCCTGATCCCGTCCAGCAACACGGCGATCGAGGCGCAGTTCGGACTCGCGCCGGGATCGGTGTCGATCTCCGCGACGCAGTGGGCGAAGAACCTCAAGCGCACCAAGGTCGTCCCGTTCCGCCTGGAGGGCCAGGCCGGTGGCGGCCGGAAGCCCACGAGGAGGACCACGGCGAAGGCCGCCGCGCCAGCTGCCGCGCCCACTGCTGCAGAGGCGAAGGAACTGGACCGGCTGTCCGGGTTCCTGCAGCGGCCCGGCGTCCTGGACACTCTCGACGAGGCGGAACTGCTGGGCTGGTCCGTCTCCATCGTCCAGGCGGCGCGGCGCAACGGGTACCTCGCCTCCACGGCGGACGCGATCGCCGTCTACGAGCACGCCATCCTCCTGGCCCATCTGCGCGACCGCGCCAAGCCCACCCCGTACGACTTCCAGGACGCGGCGGTCACCTGCATCGAGAAGGAGCGCGTGCCCGGCCGCCGGGACGTCCGCCGCCTGGTCGAGATCATGATGGGCGGCGACCGGATCGGCCGCGTCGGCTACGACGCGCTGCCGCCGCTCGCCCGCGACGTCCACGACCGGCTCGCCCCGCTCGGCCTGGACCTGCAGCAGCGCGGCGTGAAGCGCGCGCTGCTGGACGTCTCCTCCAGGCCCGAACTGGAGCGCTGCTCGGACCTGCTGTGGATGCTGCGCAACCTGCTGCCCGCGGAGGCGGCCCGCCCGATCATGGGCGAGCGGGTGCTCGGTCAGCGCCCGATCCAGGAGTCCTGGGACCTCGCGCTCGGCACCCACCAGCGCGCGCTGATCGAGCTCGGGTACGAGGGCATCAGCGTCGAACAGGTCCTGGAGCAGCGGCTGCGCCGCAAGGCGTACCACCCGCTGGCCACCACGGCCACCGTGCTGGAGGCGGTCGAGGACGCCACCCTGTACCTGCGCTCCGCCCGCCTGGCCGACGAGCTCGGGGCCCACGCCCTGAAGGTCCTGGCGACCGAACGCACCGTCGACAGCGCCCCTGAGGTCCTGCGCAGGGTGCGCCGGCTGCTCGCGTACTACCGCACCAGCGCGCCGGTCCTGCCCGCATGGGTCGAGGCGTTCGTCACGACGGGCTACGCGCACTACTGCACGCTGTTGCCCCGTGCCTTCGCCGACGAGGACGCGACGGTGCGTCAGGTCGCGGCCATGCTGGGCTTCCTGTTCACCATGGAGTCCCTGGCCCTGTCGCTGGGCTGCGACCGGACCCAGCTGGAACTCGCCGTCGCGCAGGCCCACCCCGAGGAACCGTCGAAGGTCGCCCTGCTGTGGGCCGCGCAGGTCCAGCTCGGCCGCCTGAGCCGCGCGGAGCTGCGCGGCCGCTGCGACGAACTCCTCGGCAACCCGCTCGTCCTGCCCACCTACCCGCGCTACCTCTCCGGCCTGGTCCACGCCCTCGAACCGGTCCCGGGGCTGACCGACCTCGCCGTCGAGGCCATCTCGAACGCCTTCGCCCGACTCCCGGACCCGGTCCTGCTGCCGTGGCTGCCGACCCTGATCACCACCCTCCGCGCCGGCGGAGCGGAGTTCGCCCCTCTCCTCGTCCGCGAGGCCGGCCGGATCTTCCCCGGCCACCTGCCCTCCCTCGACACCTGGGTCCCCCCATGGCGCCTCCCCACCCCCACCCCAGCTCCACAGCGCCCCCGACCCGCCCACGACCCGGGCTCGACACTGCTCGCCGCCCACCCGGCCACCTGCAACGCCACGGCCCTCCTCCTCGGCTGCGACGCGCCCTGGGCATCCGCCGCCCCGGCCGCTCCCGCAGGGGCCCTGCTGATGGAACACCACCCCACCACCGCGGAGGCCCTGACGAGCCTCATCTCCCTCTGA
- a CDS encoding AEC family transporter, translated as MGLVNAFVPIWVLTAVGYAARRRGLLGDTAAAVLGRFVFHLAMPAALFLTLSAMPLKSFDVRAVGAFGVSTAVAIGVSWLGAGRLFGRKAGERPIWGMAAGYVNSANLGIPIAQQVLHSVSFLAEVVLLQVLVVTPVILIVLDRHGDAEGRVRVRRIASLPVRNPVILGSVLGVIWSAGHLPVPHEVSGSLNLLATAAVPVALIALGASLHSGASRQQVARAELGAITLMKLVLQPATALAAGLLLHLTHPQLLAVVVCAGLPTAQNTFIFAQEYGVGEALANRAVLVTTTFSLATLAATAALIGPN; from the coding sequence GTGGGTCTCGTCAACGCCTTCGTCCCGATCTGGGTCCTGACCGCGGTCGGATACGCGGCGCGCCGCCGCGGACTGCTGGGCGACACCGCAGCCGCGGTGCTGGGCCGTTTCGTCTTCCATCTCGCGATGCCCGCCGCGCTCTTCCTGACCCTGTCCGCGATGCCGCTCAAGAGCTTCGACGTGCGCGCCGTCGGCGCGTTCGGCGTCAGCACGGCCGTGGCGATCGGCGTGTCCTGGCTCGGCGCAGGCCGGCTGTTCGGCCGCAAGGCGGGCGAGCGTCCGATCTGGGGCATGGCGGCCGGGTACGTCAACTCGGCGAACCTGGGCATCCCGATCGCCCAGCAGGTGCTGCACAGCGTCTCCTTCCTCGCCGAGGTCGTGCTGCTCCAGGTTCTCGTGGTGACGCCGGTCATCCTCATCGTCCTCGACCGGCACGGCGACGCGGAGGGCAGGGTGCGGGTGCGCAGGATCGCGAGCCTGCCGGTGCGCAACCCGGTGATCCTCGGCTCCGTGCTCGGCGTCATCTGGTCCGCGGGGCACCTGCCGGTGCCGCACGAGGTCTCCGGATCACTGAACCTGCTGGCCACCGCGGCCGTCCCCGTCGCCCTGATCGCGTTGGGCGCCTCCCTCCACAGCGGCGCCTCACGTCAGCAGGTCGCGCGCGCGGAGCTCGGGGCGATCACGCTCATGAAACTGGTCCTCCAGCCGGCCACGGCGCTCGCGGCGGGTCTGCTCCTGCACCTGACGCACCCCCAACTGCTCGCGGTCGTCGTCTGCGCCGGACTCCCCACCGCGCAGAACACCTTCATCTTCGCCCAGGAGTACGGCGTCGGCGAAGCCCTCGCCAACCGCGCCGTCCTCGTCACCACCACCTTCTCCCTCGCCACCCTCGCGGCCACCGCCGCGCTGATCGGCCCGAACTGA
- a CDS encoding GNAT family N-acetyltransferase, translating to MISTPDFTEPRWTARPEAPDGSEARAVRRVNLAAFPTANEADLVDALRLDADAWLPGLSMVAEAPDGTVAAHALLTRCQVDGVPALALAPVAVLPEWQRRGGGSTVVRAVLDLAAADCEQLVLVLGHPAYYSRFGFVPASGYGIKPPFEVPDEAMMALALDPGRPVPAGSIRYADAFGV from the coding sequence ATGATCTCTACGCCCGATTTCACCGAGCCCCGATGGACCGCGCGCCCCGAGGCGCCGGACGGCTCGGAGGCCCGGGCCGTCCGGCGGGTGAACCTCGCCGCGTTTCCCACGGCCAACGAAGCGGACCTGGTCGACGCCCTCCGCCTCGACGCCGATGCCTGGCTGCCCGGCCTCTCCATGGTCGCCGAGGCGCCCGACGGCACCGTCGCCGCGCACGCTCTGCTGACCCGCTGCCAGGTCGACGGCGTGCCGGCGCTCGCGCTGGCGCCGGTCGCGGTGCTGCCGGAGTGGCAGCGGCGGGGAGGCGGGAGCACGGTGGTGCGCGCCGTGCTGGATCTGGCCGCGGCGGATTGCGAGCAGCTGGTCCTGGTCCTCGGCCATCCCGCGTACTACTCGCGCTTCGGCTTCGTCCCTGCGTCGGGTTACGGCATCAAGCCGCCGTTCGAGGTCCCGGACGAGGCGATGATGGCGCTCGCGCTGGATCCCGGCCGCCCGGTCCCCGCCGGATCGATCCGCTACGCGGACGCCTTCGGGGTCTGA
- a CDS encoding LysE family translocator, whose product MSLGFLLTSLVIVATPGTGALYTVAAGLQRGARASLVAAVGCTLGIVPHLVAAITGLAALLNASAAAFQIFKYAGVAYLLYMAVATLRDKSALSVDEQDSTPRPALQVITRGILINILNPKLTIFFFAFLPQFVKTDQPDATLRMVALSGVFMLMTFVVFAAYGRFAAAFRSRVIERPSVVAWLRRSFAGAFAALAAALAFESA is encoded by the coding sequence ATGAGTCTCGGGTTCCTGCTGACCTCACTGGTCATCGTCGCGACGCCGGGCACCGGCGCGCTCTACACGGTCGCCGCCGGACTGCAGCGCGGCGCGCGCGCCAGCCTGGTCGCCGCCGTGGGCTGCACGCTCGGCATCGTGCCGCACCTGGTCGCGGCCATCACCGGGCTCGCCGCCCTGCTCAACGCGAGTGCCGCGGCGTTCCAGATCTTCAAGTACGCGGGCGTCGCCTACCTGCTCTACATGGCCGTGGCCACGCTCCGCGACAAGAGCGCACTCAGCGTGGACGAGCAGGACAGCACGCCGCGGCCGGCGCTGCAGGTGATCACGCGCGGGATTCTGATCAACATCCTCAACCCCAAGCTGACCATCTTCTTCTTCGCGTTCCTGCCGCAGTTCGTGAAGACGGACCAGCCCGACGCCACGCTCCGGATGGTCGCCCTGAGCGGCGTCTTCATGTTGATGACCTTCGTGGTCTTCGCCGCCTACGGGCGTTTCGCGGCGGCGTTCCGCTCCCGCGTGATCGAGCGTCCCTCCGTGGTCGCCTGGCTGCGACGCAGTTTCGCGGGCGCGTTCGCCGCCCTCGCCGCCGCGCTGGCCTTCGAATCGGCGTGA
- a CDS encoding YegP family protein gives MPGKFEVHQDKAQEFRFTLKAATGEVIAMSEVFDSREACEKSIESVRKHAPYAKLVDSAASS, from the coding sequence ATGCCGGGCAAGTTCGAAGTGCATCAGGACAAGGCGCAGGAGTTCCGGTTCACGCTCAAGGCGGCGACCGGCGAGGTCATCGCCATGAGCGAGGTCTTCGACAGCCGTGAGGCCTGCGAGAAGAGCATCGAGTCGGTGCGCAAGCACGCCCCCTACGCGAAGCTGGTCGACTCGGCCGCCTCGAGCTGA
- the purB gene encoding adenylosuccinate lyase: MSAKPFIPDVLAARYASGELARLWSPEHKVVLERQLWLAVLKAQADLGIEVPEGAVADYERVVDQVDLPSIAARERVTRHDVKARIEEFSALAGHEQIHKGMTSRDLTENVEQLQIKQSLEHVRDRTVALLTRLAALAAEHGELVMTGRSHNVAAQATTLGKRFASAADELLVAFTRLEELIARYPLRGIKGPVGTSQDMLDLLGGDEAKLAELEQRVAGHLGFDHAFTSVGQVYPRSLDYDVLSALVQLAGAPGSLAKTIRLMAGIELVTEGFKEGQVGSSAMPHKMNTRSCERVNGLAVILRGYASMVSELSGDQWNEGDVSCSVVRRVALPDAFFAFDGLLETFLTVLDEFGAFPAVIAAELDRYLPFLGTTKVLMASVRAGVGRETAHEAIKEHAVASALAMRQGVRENQLLDRLAADERIPLDRAGLDALLADRLSFTGAASGQVAQVVARVEDIAARYPEAAKYRPGAIL; this comes from the coding sequence GTGAGCGCCAAGCCCTTCATCCCCGATGTCCTGGCCGCCCGCTACGCCTCCGGCGAGCTCGCGCGGCTCTGGTCCCCCGAACACAAGGTCGTCCTCGAACGGCAGCTCTGGCTGGCCGTCCTGAAGGCCCAGGCCGACCTGGGGATCGAGGTGCCCGAGGGAGCCGTCGCCGACTACGAGCGCGTCGTCGACCAGGTCGACCTCCCCTCGATCGCCGCCCGTGAGCGGGTCACCCGCCACGACGTGAAGGCGCGGATCGAGGAGTTCAGCGCCCTCGCCGGGCACGAGCAGATCCACAAGGGCATGACGTCCAGGGATCTGACCGAGAACGTCGAGCAGCTGCAGATCAAGCAGTCCCTCGAGCACGTCCGCGACCGCACCGTCGCGCTGCTCACCCGCCTGGCCGCGCTCGCCGCCGAGCACGGCGAGCTGGTCATGACCGGCCGCTCCCACAACGTGGCCGCGCAGGCGACCACCCTGGGCAAGCGCTTCGCCTCCGCCGCGGACGAGCTGCTGGTGGCGTTCACCCGCCTGGAGGAGCTGATCGCGCGCTACCCGCTGCGCGGCATCAAGGGCCCGGTCGGCACCAGCCAGGACATGCTTGACCTGCTCGGCGGCGACGAGGCCAAGCTCGCCGAGCTGGAGCAGCGGGTCGCCGGCCACCTCGGCTTCGACCACGCCTTCACCAGCGTCGGTCAGGTCTATCCCCGCTCCCTCGACTACGACGTGCTCTCCGCCCTGGTCCAGCTGGCGGGCGCGCCCGGCAGCCTGGCCAAGACGATCCGCCTGATGGCCGGTATCGAGCTGGTCACCGAGGGATTCAAGGAGGGCCAGGTCGGCTCCTCCGCGATGCCGCACAAGATGAACACCCGCTCCTGCGAGCGCGTCAACGGCCTGGCCGTGATCCTGCGCGGCTACGCCTCCATGGTCTCCGAGCTGTCGGGGGACCAGTGGAACGAGGGCGACGTCTCCTGCTCGGTCGTGCGCCGCGTGGCGCTGCCGGACGCGTTCTTCGCCTTCGACGGCCTGCTGGAGACCTTCCTGACGGTGCTCGACGAGTTCGGCGCCTTCCCGGCCGTCATCGCCGCCGAGCTGGACCGCTACCTGCCGTTCCTCGGCACCACCAAGGTGCTGATGGCCTCGGTGCGGGCGGGCGTGGGCCGCGAGACGGCGCACGAGGCGATCAAGGAGCACGCGGTCGCGTCCGCGCTGGCCATGCGCCAGGGCGTCCGCGAGAACCAGCTGCTGGACCGGCTGGCGGCGGACGAGCGGATCCCGCTCGACCGGGCCGGCCTGGACGCGCTGCTCGCGGACCGGCTCTCCTTCACCGGTGCGGCGTCCGGCCAGGTGGCGCAGGTCGTCGCCCGGGTCGAGGACATCGCCGCGCGCTACCCGGAGGCGGCCAAGTACCGTCCGGGCGCCATTCTCTGA
- a CDS encoding DUF6528 family protein gives MPPRRPTAPSRRDVIKAAAGLVGVCGSAAFAGPRPRQVPAPEDPADGPRSLVLAADQASERVLLLNADNPAWQHVSPMVHPMQAAATASWSWSPLDHPELSGLDPKHTWYSVSEAKYRLWAGEPWVLSCASGGLAAMVSYPDGRVQWAGRTGANAHSVEVLPEGNVAVAASTEGFVRIYTASQSPLSTRFTQFDLAGAHGLQWDRTRSLLWAVGDTVLLALDVGGTANAPVMKVRKTVVLPTSGGHDLSLVAAAPDRMWVTTDSHVYQYSVPDNAFVPYAGQLGIDEAGVKSVGDDPVSGQVLTVTPDSENPCQWCTSTLSFHLPDRRTSIAKTSLYKARWMPGLPTPVAPPHAPHTHG, from the coding sequence GTGCCGCCCCGCCGCCCCACGGCCCCGTCCCGGCGTGACGTGATCAAGGCCGCGGCCGGCCTGGTCGGCGTGTGCGGCTCGGCCGCCTTCGCCGGGCCCCGGCCCCGGCAGGTCCCCGCACCGGAGGACCCGGCCGACGGCCCGCGCAGTCTGGTCCTGGCGGCGGACCAAGCCAGCGAGAGGGTGCTGCTGCTGAACGCCGACAATCCGGCCTGGCAGCACGTCAGCCCCATGGTCCACCCGATGCAGGCGGCCGCCACCGCCTCCTGGTCGTGGTCACCGCTTGACCACCCGGAGCTGAGCGGGCTTGACCCGAAGCACACCTGGTACAGCGTCAGCGAGGCCAAGTACCGCCTCTGGGCCGGTGAGCCGTGGGTGCTGTCCTGCGCGTCCGGCGGCCTGGCCGCGATGGTGTCCTACCCCGACGGGCGGGTGCAGTGGGCAGGCCGCACCGGTGCGAACGCGCACAGCGTGGAGGTGCTCCCCGAGGGCAACGTGGCCGTCGCCGCGAGCACGGAGGGGTTCGTGCGGATCTACACCGCCTCCCAGTCGCCCCTGTCGACCCGCTTCACCCAGTTCGACCTCGCGGGCGCGCACGGCCTGCAGTGGGACCGCACCAGGAGCCTGCTGTGGGCCGTCGGAGACACGGTTCTGCTCGCGCTCGACGTCGGCGGCACCGCGAACGCCCCCGTGATGAAGGTGCGGAAGACCGTCGTCCTGCCCACCAGCGGCGGTCACGACCTGAGCCTGGTCGCGGCCGCCCCGGACCGGATGTGGGTCACCACCGACAGCCATGTCTACCAGTACTCGGTCCCTGACAACGCCTTCGTGCCGTACGCGGGGCAGCTGGGCATCGACGAGGCGGGGGTGAAGAGCGTCGGTGACGACCCCGTGAGCGGCCAGGTCCTCACGGTGACACCCGACAGCGAGAACCCCTGCCAGTGGTGCACCTCCACGCTCTCGTTCCATCTCCCCGACCGCCGGACGAGCATCGCGAAGACCAGCCTGTACAAGGCGCGCTGGATGCCGGGCCTCCCGACGCCGGTGGCCCCTCCGCACGCCCCGCACACGCACGGCTGA
- a CDS encoding DUF3037 domain-containing protein has product MVGGGVKLVYEYALVRVVPRVERGEQINAGVLVYSRQAGVLRAAIHLDEARLLALDPAADVAAVRAALDAVAGVCGGGAAAGQAADEEPGRRFRWLTAPRSTVVQPGPVHCGLSADPAAEADRLLALLVH; this is encoded by the coding sequence TTGGTGGGTGGCGGCGTGAAGCTGGTCTACGAGTACGCGCTGGTGCGCGTGGTGCCGCGGGTCGAACGCGGCGAGCAGATCAACGCAGGGGTTCTGGTCTACAGCCGCCAGGCGGGCGTGCTGCGCGCGGCGATCCACCTGGACGAGGCGCGGCTGCTCGCGCTCGACCCGGCGGCGGACGTCGCCGCGGTCCGCGCCGCGCTGGACGCCGTGGCCGGCGTCTGCGGCGGCGGCGCGGCGGCCGGCCAGGCCGCGGACGAGGAGCCGGGCCGCCGCTTCCGGTGGCTTACCGCCCCGCGCAGCACGGTGGTCCAGCCGGGACCGGTCCACTGCGGCCTCTCCGCCGACCCCGCCGCCGAGGCCGACCGCCTCCTCGCCCTCCTGGTCCACTGA
- a CDS encoding HipA family kinase — MLREVTADRYVTPLREGGSLPGLVEAAETGDSGGAAGGAARDAGLWVAKFVGAAQGRKALVAEVVAGELARRLGLRVPELARMEVDPRVAVGEPDQQVQDLVKASGGTNLGMAYLSGALGFDPLAFAVDAATAGRVVWFDALIGNVDRSWRNPNLLMRDGELWLIDHGASLIFHHNWPRASASARKPYDASDHVLAPFGPNLAAADAELGPRVTETLLAEVLALVPDVWLADEPGFEDPDAVRAAYVTQLATRAAGPRDWWVAA; from the coding sequence ATGTTGCGAGAGGTGACGGCGGACCGTTATGTGACGCCGCTTCGGGAGGGCGGCTCGCTGCCGGGCCTGGTCGAGGCGGCGGAGACGGGGGATTCGGGCGGGGCTGCGGGCGGGGCGGCGCGCGATGCCGGGCTCTGGGTCGCCAAGTTCGTCGGCGCGGCGCAGGGCCGCAAGGCGCTCGTCGCGGAGGTCGTCGCGGGTGAGCTGGCCCGGCGGCTCGGCCTGCGGGTGCCGGAGCTGGCCAGGATGGAGGTCGATCCGCGGGTCGCGGTCGGCGAGCCCGACCAGCAGGTGCAGGACCTGGTGAAGGCCTCGGGCGGTACCAACCTCGGCATGGCCTACCTCAGCGGTGCGCTCGGCTTCGACCCGCTCGCCTTCGCGGTCGACGCGGCGACGGCGGGGCGGGTGGTCTGGTTCGACGCCCTCATCGGCAACGTGGACCGCTCCTGGCGCAACCCGAACCTGCTCATGCGCGACGGCGAACTGTGGCTGATCGACCACGGGGCGAGCCTGATCTTCCATCACAACTGGCCGCGCGCGTCCGCGTCCGCCCGCAAGCCCTACGACGCCTCGGACCACGTCCTGGCCCCCTTCGGCCCGAACCTCGCGGCGGCGGACGCGGAGCTCGGCCCGAGGGTGACGGAGACGCTGCTGGCCGAGGTGCTGGCGTTGGTCCCCGACGTCTGGCTGGCGGACGAGCCGGGCTTCGAGGACCCGGACGCGGTCCGCGCGGCCTACGTGACGCAGCTGGCGACGCGGGCGGCCGGCCCGAGGGATTGGTGGGTGGCGGCGTGA
- a CDS encoding NAD(P)/FAD-dependent oxidoreductase, with translation MERPRILVVGGGFAGVECARRLERQLAPSEAEIAMIAPFSYELYLPLLPQVAAGVLTPQSVAVSLRRMLRRTRIVPGGAVGIDAKAKMVIARKITDELIAEPYDYLVLAPGSVTRTFDIPGLVDHARGMKTLAEAAYVRDHVISQLDLADAATTQQERISRLQFVVVGGGYAGTETAACLQRVTASAVRRYPRLNPNLIKWHLVDIAPRLMPELGENLGDTAMELLRKRGIQISLGVSVAEVEDESVKLTDGRVIPCRTLIWTAGVAASPLVATLDAETVRGRLAVTADMRVPQCDGVFSLGDAAAVPDLAAGDGAVCPPTAQHAQRQGKQVADNVIASLRGQELKPYFHKDLGLVVDLGGADAVSKPMGVELTGIAAQGVARGYHLMALRTNVAKVRVITNWLLNATAGDDFVRTGFQSRRPARLQDFEYTDSYLTKDQIRSHTASLRARQ, from the coding sequence ATGGAACGACCCCGGATCCTCGTGGTCGGCGGCGGCTTCGCCGGCGTCGAGTGCGCACGACGGCTGGAGCGGCAGCTCGCCCCCAGCGAGGCGGAGATCGCGATGATCGCGCCGTTCAGCTACGAGCTCTATCTGCCGCTGCTGCCGCAGGTCGCGGCCGGGGTGCTGACGCCGCAGTCGGTCGCCGTGTCACTGCGGCGGATGCTGCGCCGGACGCGGATCGTGCCGGGCGGCGCGGTCGGCATCGACGCGAAGGCGAAGATGGTGATCGCCCGCAAGATCACCGACGAGCTGATCGCCGAGCCCTACGACTACCTGGTGCTCGCGCCCGGCAGCGTGACCCGCACCTTCGACATCCCCGGCCTGGTCGACCACGCACGCGGCATGAAGACGCTGGCCGAGGCCGCCTACGTGCGCGACCACGTGATCTCCCAGCTCGACCTCGCCGACGCGGCCACCACGCAGCAGGAACGTATCTCCCGGCTCCAGTTCGTCGTCGTGGGCGGCGGCTACGCCGGTACCGAGACGGCCGCCTGCCTCCAGCGGGTCACCGCCTCGGCGGTGCGCCGCTATCCCCGGCTCAACCCGAACCTGATCAAGTGGCATCTGGTCGACATCGCCCCGAGGCTGATGCCCGAGCTGGGCGAGAACCTGGGCGACACCGCCATGGAGCTGCTCCGCAAGCGCGGCATCCAGATCTCCCTGGGCGTCTCTGTCGCCGAGGTCGAGGACGAGTCGGTCAAGCTGACCGACGGGCGGGTGATCCCCTGCCGGACGCTGATCTGGACCGCGGGAGTCGCCGCGAGCCCGCTGGTCGCCACGCTCGACGCGGAGACCGTGCGCGGACGCCTGGCGGTGACCGCCGACATGCGGGTGCCGCAGTGCGACGGCGTCTTCTCCCTGGGGGACGCGGCCGCCGTGCCGGACCTGGCGGCGGGCGACGGGGCGGTCTGCCCGCCGACCGCGCAGCACGCGCAGCGGCAGGGCAAGCAGGTCGCCGACAACGTGATCGCCTCGCTGCGCGGCCAGGAGCTCAAGCCGTACTTCCACAAGGACCTCGGCCTGGTCGTCGACCTCGGCGGCGCGGACGCGGTGTCGAAGCCGATGGGCGTGGAGCTCACCGGCATCGCCGCCCAGGGAGTGGCCCGCGGCTACCACCTGATGGCGTTGCGCACCAACGTCGCCAAGGTCCGGGTGATCACGAACTGGCTGCTGAACGCGACCGCCGGGGACGATTTCGTCCGCACCGGCTTCCAGTCGCGCCGCCCTGCCAGGCTGCAGGACTTCGAGTACACGGACTCCTACCTGACCAAGGACCAGATCCGCAGCCACACCGCGTCGCTGCGGGCGAGGCAGTGA